Proteins from one Mesorhizobium sp. M9A.F.Ca.ET.002.03.1.2 genomic window:
- a CDS encoding amino acid permease, with protein MADEAKKHEGGVSYHIPGSEYFEKRGLKRHAGVFSLWALGVGAVISGDFSGWNLGFAVGGWGGMFIGTVLIAIMYLGLTYSIAEMSPALPHTGGAYSFARTAFGPWGGFITGIAENIEYVLTPAVVVYFIGTYMTAITGTPDAWQPIWWLVGYLVFVGLNVRGVALSFGVTVIVTLIALAILVFFFVSALASGQFDFAKNAMNIGIGPDGAAMALPDGGGPFLPFGLRGIFAAMPFAVWLFLAIEQLPLASEESMDPKRDMPKGIMLGMFTLLATGFLILIINPALPDGAFAYGTSGEPILDGFRTIYGAGWAKVLALFAVAGLVASFHAIIFAYGRQIYSLSRAGYFPHFLSVTHGEHKTPNVALAAGSLVGFLVMVVIWFTQGGGAAGTYIGGTLLNMAVFGAMFSYLLQGLTFLQLRRRFPHIERPYKSPFGVLGAWLTVIIALITIAFQLTDPLYRQGIVGVAVWYALAIIYFGAYGRKTLVYSPEEEFAVKQREGAASI; from the coding sequence ATGGCAGACGAAGCAAAAAAGCATGAAGGGGGCGTGTCCTATCACATCCCCGGTTCTGAATATTTCGAAAAACGCGGGCTGAAACGTCACGCCGGCGTCTTCTCGCTTTGGGCACTCGGCGTCGGAGCCGTCATCTCGGGCGACTTTTCAGGTTGGAACCTCGGCTTCGCCGTCGGCGGCTGGGGCGGCATGTTCATCGGGACCGTGCTGATCGCCATCATGTATCTCGGCCTGACCTATTCCATTGCCGAGATGAGCCCGGCGCTGCCACATACCGGTGGTGCCTATTCCTTCGCGCGCACGGCGTTCGGTCCGTGGGGCGGCTTCATCACCGGCATAGCGGAAAATATCGAATATGTGCTCACGCCGGCGGTCGTCGTCTATTTCATTGGCACCTACATGACGGCCATCACCGGCACCCCGGATGCCTGGCAGCCGATCTGGTGGCTCGTCGGCTATCTGGTCTTCGTCGGGTTGAACGTGCGTGGCGTCGCGCTTTCATTCGGGGTCACCGTCATCGTCACGCTCATCGCTTTGGCGATCTTGGTGTTCTTTTTCGTCAGCGCCTTGGCGTCGGGACAATTCGACTTCGCCAAGAATGCGATGAATATCGGAATCGGACCGGACGGGGCGGCAATGGCGCTGCCGGACGGAGGCGGGCCATTCCTGCCATTCGGTCTGCGGGGCATTTTCGCGGCGATGCCGTTCGCGGTTTGGCTGTTCCTCGCCATCGAGCAATTGCCGCTTGCCTCCGAGGAATCGATGGATCCCAAGCGCGACATGCCAAAAGGCATCATGCTCGGCATGTTCACGCTGCTCGCCACCGGTTTCCTGATCCTGATCATCAACCCGGCGCTGCCCGACGGTGCGTTTGCCTACGGAACGTCCGGCGAGCCGATACTGGACGGCTTCAGGACTATCTACGGAGCGGGCTGGGCGAAAGTCCTCGCGCTGTTCGCCGTCGCTGGCCTGGTGGCGAGCTTCCACGCGATCATCTTCGCCTACGGGCGGCAGATCTATTCGCTCAGCCGCGCGGGCTATTTCCCGCATTTCCTCTCGGTAACCCATGGTGAGCACAAGACGCCCAACGTGGCGCTTGCCGCGGGATCGCTGGTCGGCTTTCTGGTGATGGTGGTGATCTGGTTCACCCAGGGCGGCGGGGCCGCCGGCACCTACATCGGCGGCACTCTTCTGAACATGGCCGTGTTTGGCGCCATGTTCTCGTATCTGCTGCAGGGGCTTACCTTCCTGCAACTGCGCCGCCGTTTCCCGCATATCGAGCGGCCCTACAAGAGCCCCTTCGGCGTGCTAGGCGCATGGCTGACCGTGATCATCGCCTTGATCACCATTGCCTTCCAGCTCACCGATCCGCTCTACCGGCAGGGCATCGTTGGGGTGGCGGTCTGGTACGCGCTGGCGATCATCTATTTCGGCGCCTATGGCCGCAAAACGCTGGTCTACTCGCCGGAGGAGGAATTCGCCGTCAAGCAACGCGAAGGCGCCGCCTCGATCTAG
- a CDS encoding N-formylglutamate amidohydrolase: METARPASLASPEAVRVTNPGGSSPFVLTCDHASNFLPPEFGTLGLAAEELSRHIAWDPGALPVARRMAEALDAVLVETCISRLVIDCNRPLDAPDLISAISETTAVPGNAGLTEKQRAARIALSWRPFHDAVEQIVDKRLARGAETRLVSIHSFTPVYKGKSRPWHIGIIHDEDRRLASPLIAALKRLAGVTVGVNEPYSPADRVYFTLERHARSRGLACAMIEIRNDEISDEAGQRKWADLLTGIFSDLGLEEDQKEIRQSAIGHPVQPVN, translated from the coding sequence ATGGAGACAGCACGGCCCGCCAGCCTTGCATCGCCTGAAGCCGTGAGGGTGACGAACCCGGGCGGATCAAGCCCATTCGTGCTGACCTGCGACCACGCCTCCAACTTCCTGCCGCCGGAATTCGGAACGCTCGGCCTTGCTGCCGAAGAGCTTTCCCGCCACATCGCCTGGGATCCCGGCGCGCTGCCGGTCGCCCGCCGCATGGCCGAGGCACTCGACGCGGTGCTGGTAGAGACCTGCATTTCGCGCCTTGTCATCGACTGCAACCGCCCGCTCGACGCGCCCGACCTGATATCGGCGATCAGCGAAACCACTGCCGTTCCCGGCAATGCCGGACTGACGGAAAAGCAGCGCGCCGCGCGCATCGCCTTGTCGTGGCGGCCCTTCCATGACGCGGTCGAGCAGATCGTCGACAAAAGGTTGGCGCGCGGAGCGGAGACCCGTCTGGTTTCAATCCATTCCTTCACCCCGGTCTACAAAGGCAAGAGCCGGCCCTGGCACATCGGCATCATCCACGACGAGGACCGCCGATTGGCGTCTCCGCTGATTGCCGCGCTGAAGCGGCTCGCCGGCGTCACGGTCGGCGTCAACGAACCCTATTCGCCGGCCGACCGCGTCTATTTCACGCTGGAACGCCATGCGCGCTCGCGCGGCCTTGCCTGCGCGATGATCGAAATCCGCAACGACGAAATATCCGACGAAGCCGGGCAGCGGAAATGGGCGGATCTGCTCACGGGCATTTTTTCCGATCTCGGACTGGAAGAGGACCAAAAGGAGATCCGACAGTCGGCGATTGGCCATCCGGTTCAGCCGGTCAACTGA
- a CDS encoding MurR/RpiR family transcriptional regulator, whose amino-acid sequence MISSIAELISDRIGTMPAGERRAAQTLIANYPLIGLKTVAEFSTAAGVSSPTILRFVARLGFQNYPEFQSTLQDELAAQLQSPASRTLNPSSLGGGAVSPMLEATLDNMRETFRHLSDKQLADIVAKLADRRGKTFLIGGRFTDPLARYMAAHLAIVQPNVFHLAGQESVWRDRLIDMGKHDVLVIFDIRRYQESLVRFAETAHQRGVQIVLFTDQWLSPIARFARHVIAGRTAVPSAWDSSAALFVVAETLIGAVTRQLEADSAKRIRELESLR is encoded by the coding sequence ATGATATCCAGCATTGCCGAACTGATCTCGGACCGCATCGGCACGATGCCGGCAGGCGAGCGGCGCGCCGCACAGACGCTGATCGCCAACTACCCGCTGATCGGCCTGAAGACGGTCGCCGAGTTCTCGACTGCCGCCGGCGTCTCCTCGCCGACGATCTTGCGTTTCGTCGCCCGGCTCGGCTTTCAGAACTACCCGGAATTCCAGTCGACACTGCAGGACGAGTTGGCGGCGCAATTGCAGTCGCCGGCATCGCGGACGCTCAATCCGTCGTCGCTGGGCGGAGGCGCGGTGTCGCCGATGCTGGAGGCGACGCTCGACAATATGCGTGAGACGTTTAGGCACCTGTCCGACAAGCAGCTTGCCGACATCGTCGCGAAGCTTGCCGATCGGCGCGGCAAGACGTTCCTGATCGGCGGCCGCTTCACCGACCCGCTGGCACGCTACATGGCCGCCCACCTCGCCATCGTCCAGCCCAACGTCTTTCACCTCGCCGGGCAGGAGAGCGTCTGGCGCGACCGGCTGATCGACATGGGCAAGCACGACGTGCTGGTGATCTTCGACATCAGGCGCTACCAGGAAAGCCTGGTTCGCTTTGCCGAAACGGCGCATCAGCGCGGCGTGCAGATCGTGCTGTTCACCGACCAGTGGCTGTCGCCGATCGCCCGCTTCGCCCGCCATGTCATCGCCGGGCGCACCGCCGTGCCCTCGGCCTGGGACTCCTCGGCGGCCCTTTTTGTCGTTGCCGAAACCCTGATCGGCGCCGTCACCCGGCAGCTCGAGGCTGACAGCGCCAAACGCATCCGCGAGCTGGAAAGCCTGCGGTAG
- the rpsU gene encoding 30S ribosomal protein S21: MQVLVRDNNVDQALRALKKKMQREGIFREMKMRGHYEKPSEKRAREKAEAVRRARKLARKRAQREGLLPMTPRPVAAGAAGAPRPPRF; encoded by the coding sequence GTGCAGGTACTCGTCCGCGACAACAATGTTGACCAGGCGCTTCGCGCGCTCAAGAAAAAGATGCAGCGCGAAGGCATCTTCCGCGAAATGAAGATGCGTGGACATTACGAGAAGCCTTCCGAGAAGCGCGCGCGTGAGAAGGCGGAAGCCGTTCGCCGCGCCCGCAAGCTGGCCCGCAAGCGCGCCCAGCGCGAAGGCTTGTTGCCGATGACGCCGCGCCCGGTGGCCGCCGGTGCTGCTGGTGCTCCGCGTCCGCCGCGGTTCTGA
- a CDS encoding tetratricopeptide repeat protein: MNATSLERKTAMRGFALTAALLSGLALAGCQTAPTAGFNNIDKAQGSVENISSLSAVIQRSPQDPEGYNVRGSAYGRGGQYQAALKDFDTAIQLNPNFYQAYSNRALIHRFLGDQAAALADYNHSIQINSNYDAAYIGRGNLYRRAGRTQEAFNDFQKAIQLDTTDARAYHNRGLIYQSQGQHAFAIEDFSTAISLAPDAAEPYNGRGLSYLATNDEDNAFADINMAIKLDGKNAEAWSNQALIYERRGDKAKAAKSYREAVRLNPTYQPAKDGLARTSAA, from the coding sequence ATGAACGCAACTAGCCTTGAGCGCAAAACCGCAATGCGCGGCTTCGCCCTGACGGCAGCCCTGCTTTCTGGCCTGGCGCTTGCCGGCTGCCAGACAGCCCCGACGGCCGGATTCAACAACATCGACAAGGCACAAGGATCGGTCGAGAACATTTCCTCGCTATCGGCCGTGATCCAGCGCAGCCCCCAGGATCCGGAAGGCTACAACGTGCGCGGCTCGGCCTATGGCCGCGGCGGCCAGTATCAGGCGGCGCTCAAGGACTTCGACACCGCCATCCAGCTCAATCCTAATTTCTACCAGGCCTATTCGAACCGCGCTCTAATCCATCGCTTCCTCGGCGACCAGGCGGCCGCGCTTGCCGACTACAACCACTCGATCCAGATCAATTCCAACTATGACGCCGCCTATATCGGCCGTGGCAATCTCTACCGCAGGGCCGGCCGCACCCAGGAAGCATTCAACGATTTCCAGAAGGCGATCCAGCTCGACACGACAGATGCCCGCGCCTACCACAATCGCGGCCTGATCTATCAGAGCCAGGGCCAGCACGCCTTCGCCATCGAGGATTTCTCGACCGCCATCTCGCTGGCACCGGACGCCGCCGAGCCCTACAATGGTCGCGGCCTTTCCTACCTCGCCACGAACGACGAGGACAATGCCTTCGCCGACATCAACATGGCGATCAAGCTCGACGGCAAGAACGCCGAGGCCTGGTCCAATCAGGCGCTGATCTACGAGCGGCGCGGCGACAAGGCCAAGGCGGCGAAATCCTACCGCGAGGCCGTGCGCCTCAACCCCACCTACCAGCCGGCCAAGGACGGCCTGGCGCGCACCAGCGCCGCCTGA
- a CDS encoding DUF992 domain-containing protein gives MIKKLACAAGLAATVLAAPASAGRLQLGVLDCTIDGGTGYIVTSNKGVTCTFRPHHGGPSEAYTGVISKLGVDVGKTHQGELIWAVLAATGNRASGDLAGSYYGVNAEASVVTGGGANLLVGGLNSAFSLQPLNVQAQTGVNLAVAVTSLELIHSYK, from the coding sequence ATGATCAAGAAACTCGCCTGTGCCGCCGGCCTCGCCGCTACGGTTCTCGCCGCCCCTGCCAGCGCGGGCAGGCTTCAGCTCGGCGTGCTCGACTGCACCATCGACGGCGGCACCGGCTATATCGTCACATCCAACAAAGGCGTGACCTGCACCTTCCGCCCCCATCATGGCGGCCCTTCCGAAGCCTATACCGGGGTCATTTCCAAGCTTGGCGTCGACGTCGGCAAGACGCATCAGGGCGAATTGATATGGGCGGTTCTGGCGGCCACCGGCAACCGTGCTTCCGGCGACCTTGCCGGCAGCTATTATGGCGTCAACGCCGAGGCCAGCGTGGTGACCGGCGGCGGCGCCAACCTTCTGGTCGGCGGATTGAACAGCGCCTTCTCGCTGCAGCCTCTCAACGTACAGGCGCAGACCGGCGTCAACCTGGCGGTCGCCGTCACTTCGCTGGAGCTGATCCACTCGTACAAATAA